A genomic stretch from Corvus cornix cornix isolate S_Up_H32 chromosome 9, ASM73873v5, whole genome shotgun sequence includes:
- the SCG2 gene encoding secretogranin-2 produces the protein MAETKIFQPGATCALTFFFVLICWVDAASFQQHQLLQKEPDYAMKNLQRLPNPDMIKALEYIEDLRKQTNKGESSPDYNSYQSVPYLLPQKESKDQLHLPDNVRDSLTEEESQWVKVMLEALRQAEKESKAGPKENKPYGLSSDNNFPAGLTDDYEAYKWPERWQKYLKMPLGHYEDGSRDSPFKRTNEIVEEQYTPQSLATLESVFQELGKMAGPSNHKKERLDEDQKLYTDDEDDVYKVNNIAYEDVVGGEDWNPIEEKVESQTQEEIKDSKEEIDKHEEEIDEEMKRSGKLSFLEDEIRRENKDQMSEDVSKLMNYYLKRLMGSSAGNRKLRTGGELEEKRASMFLDKQFDPQSIAQLIEISRNLQIPPEDLIDMLKAGEKKQLQSERLEAEQEMEFPEDLDEITETNLGQSDIFKNNINSKNGYVKQPLIPENLPEDLNIEDIVSLLGNDNLANQNPSHLLSRLNQENDLPRLSYIPRRLKGHLFPKASWMNDLERRQMEYEKLDEKDEELADYLAKVLAKYPEVINTNQMKRVPAPASESNLQEEEHLEQTIREHLNQLGPQEAAKLASLSKRLSMAGEADDTQAKQYLDEDMLAKVLEYLKEEKSELERDHITKRAMENM, from the coding sequence atggcAGAAACTAAAATCTTCCAGCCTGGAGCAACCTGTGCTCTCACCTTTTTCTTTGTCCTAATCTGTTGGGTTGATGCAgcctccttccagcagcaccagctgcttcagaaagaaCCAGACTATGCAATGAAAAACTTACAAAGGCTCCCAAATCCCGATATGATCAAAGCACTGGAATACATAGAAGACCTTCGCAAGCAAACCAACAAGGGAGAAAGCAGCCCTGATTACAACTCTTATCAAAGTGTCCCATACCTCCTgccacagaaagaaagcaaggatCAGCTTCACCTCCCAGATAACGTACGGGATTCTTTGACTGAAGAGGAGTCCCAATGGGTTAAGGTAATGCTAGAAGCCTTGCGGCAAGCTGAGAAGGAGTCAAAGGCTGGCCCAAAGGAGAATAAACCTTACGGTCTGAGTTCAGATAACAATTTTCCAGCTGGATTAACTGATGATTACGAGGCTTACAAGTGGCCTGAGAGGTGGCAAAAGTACCTCAAAATGCCACTTGGGCACTATGAAGATGGTTCAAGAGACAGTCCCTTCAAGCGTACCAACGAAATCGTGGAAGAGCAATACACCCCCCAGAGCCTTGCCACGCTGGAGTCGGTgttccaggagctggggaagatGGCAGGACCCAGTAACCACAAGAAAGAAAGGCTGGATGAGGACCAGAAACTGTATAcagatgatgaagatgatgtGTATAAAGTGAATAACATTGCATATGAAGATGTGGTTGGAGGAGAAGATTGGAATCCCATAGAGGAAAAAGTGGAAAGCCAAACCCAGGAAGAGATAAAAGATAGCAAAGAGGAAATTGATAAACATGAAGAGGAGATTgatgaggaaatgaaaagatCAGGAAAACTCAGCTTCCTTGAGGATgaaataagaagagaaaataaagatcAAATGTCAGAGGATGTTTCAAAGCTAATGAATTATTACCTGAAGAGGCTGATGGGTAGTAGTGCTGGGAACAGGAAATTAAGGACTGGAGGAGaactagaggaaaaaagagcatCCATGTTTTTGGATAAACAGTTTGATCCTCAGTCTATAGCTCAGCTGATAGAAATCTCAAGGAATTTGCAAATTCCTCCTGAGGATTTGATAGACATGttgaaagctggagaaaaaaagcagcttcagaGTGAAAGGTTGGAAGCTGAGCAGGAAATGGAATTCCCAGAAGACCTCGACGAGATAACTGAAACCAATCTAGGACAGAgtgatatatttaaaaataatataaactCTAAAAACGGGTACGTGAAGCAGCCTCTTATTCCAGAAAATCTACCCGAAGACCTCAATATTGAAGATATTGTCAGCCTTCTGGGAAATGACAATTTAGCTAATCAGAATCCTTCCCACTTACTAAGTCGTCTTAATCAAGAGAATGATTTGCCAAGACTGTCTTACATTCCTAGAAGATTGAAAGGACACCTGTTCCCTAAAGCTTCCTGGATGAACGATTTGGAAAGGCGACAAATGGAGTATGAGAAACTGGATGAGAAGGACGAAGAACTGGCTGATTACTTGGCAAAGGTGCTGGCAAAATACCCTGAAGTGATCAATACAAACCAGATGAAACGAgtcccagctccagcttctGAGAGCAATCTGCAGGAAGAGGAGCACCTGGAGCAGACCATCCGAGAGCACCTAAACCAGCTGGGACCACAGGAAGCTGCCAAGCTGGCTTCCCTCAGCAAAAGGCTCTCCATGGCCGGGGAAGCTGATGACACACAAGCCAAGCAGTACCTGGATGAGGATATGCTGGCCAAGGTGCTGGAGTATCTAAAAGAGGAGAAATCAGAACTTGAAAGAGATCACATTACCAAGCGAGCAATGGAAAACATGTAA